A section of the Paenibacillus odorifer genome encodes:
- a CDS encoding YfhD family protein, translating to MDRENSQIFSKTEKLKMLYEAKAEDVEFSAAEADLDDIEAQDRAQEADKRQLNEIMKKE from the coding sequence ATGGATAGAGAAAACTCACAAATCTTCTCCAAGACGGAGAAATTGAAAATGTTATACGAAGCTAAAGCAGAGGATGTAGAATTCTCGGCGGCGGAAGCCGATCTTGATGATATTGAAGCTCAGGATCGCGCACAAGAAGCGGACAAACGTCAGCTGAATGAGATTATGAAGAAAGAATAG
- the grpE gene encoding nucleotide exchange factor GrpE, translating to MKKEQVQDSNEFKEELINEEPVAEVVSDADSFTAENVSEGASDTGAEVKRLQDLADEYQGRALRAQADFDNFRRRTQKEKEELAQYATSKLLTELLSVLDNFERALVTTPANPESEAFAKGVNMIFRQLDGVLKAEGLTAMETVGQPFNPEYHQAIMQVESEEYEEGIVTEEVQKGYLLKDRVLRPAMVKVSM from the coding sequence TTGAAAAAGGAACAAGTTCAAGATTCTAATGAATTCAAAGAGGAATTGATCAATGAGGAGCCTGTGGCTGAAGTAGTCTCAGATGCCGACTCATTTACAGCTGAAAACGTTAGTGAAGGTGCTTCAGATACAGGTGCTGAGGTGAAACGCCTACAGGATCTTGCTGATGAATATCAAGGTCGTGCACTGCGTGCACAAGCTGATTTTGATAACTTCCGTCGTCGTACCCAGAAGGAAAAAGAAGAGTTGGCTCAATATGCTACCTCCAAGCTCCTGACGGAATTGCTTTCCGTGCTGGACAATTTCGAGCGTGCGTTAGTCACTACTCCAGCTAATCCTGAATCCGAAGCTTTCGCGAAGGGCGTTAATATGATTTTCCGTCAGCTGGATGGGGTATTGAAGGCTGAGGGGCTTACAGCTATGGAAACAGTAGGACAGCCTTTTAATCCTGAATACCATCAGGCTATTATGCAGGTTGAGAGCGAGGAGTACGAAGAGGGTATCGTTACAGAAGAGGTTCAAAAGGGATATCTTCTGAAAGATAGAGTTCTTCGTCCGGCCATGGTCAAAGTCAGCATGTAG
- the dnaJ gene encoding molecular chaperone DnaJ yields the protein MADKRDYYEVLGLSRDASDDEVKKAYRKLARQYHPDVNKADDAEAKFKEVKEAYDVLSDGQQRARYDQYGHIDPNQGMGGFGGGGGGDFGGLGDIFDMFFGGGGRRDPNAPQRGGDLQYTMTIEFKEAVFGKETDITIPRTETCDTCYGSGAKPGTKPETCSVCHGSGQQEFVQNTPLGQMRNRRPCSHCSGTGKIIKEKCTTCSGQGKVKKQRKIHVRIPAGVDDGAQLRMTGEGEGGLRGGPAGDLYIVIRVKSHDFFVRENDDIMCEVPLTFAQAALGDEIEIPTLTEKVKLKIPAGTQTGTFFRLKGKGVPRLRGSGQGDQHVRVIVVTPSKLNEEQKELLRQFASLNGENTHEHEQSFFDRVKRAFRGD from the coding sequence GTGGCAGATAAACGCGATTATTATGAAGTGCTTGGCCTAAGTAGAGATGCTTCAGACGATGAGGTGAAAAAAGCGTACCGGAAATTGGCGCGCCAATATCACCCAGACGTGAATAAAGCAGATGACGCTGAAGCTAAGTTTAAGGAAGTAAAAGAAGCTTATGATGTTCTTAGTGATGGACAACAGCGAGCTAGATATGACCAATATGGCCATATTGACCCTAACCAAGGTATGGGCGGCTTCGGAGGCGGCGGTGGTGGCGACTTCGGAGGACTTGGTGATATCTTTGATATGTTCTTCGGAGGCGGCGGACGCCGTGATCCTAACGCACCGCAGCGCGGTGGGGATTTGCAGTATACCATGACCATTGAATTCAAGGAAGCAGTATTCGGCAAAGAAACCGATATTACTATTCCACGTACAGAAACTTGCGATACCTGCTACGGCTCCGGGGCTAAACCGGGCACTAAACCAGAGACTTGTTCCGTATGTCATGGTAGTGGACAACAGGAATTCGTACAGAATACACCGCTTGGACAGATGCGTAATCGTCGTCCTTGTTCACATTGCAGTGGTACAGGTAAGATTATTAAGGAAAAATGTACAACTTGCAGCGGACAGGGTAAAGTTAAAAAGCAACGCAAGATCCATGTGCGCATTCCTGCTGGTGTTGACGACGGTGCACAGCTGCGCATGACTGGCGAAGGTGAAGGCGGCTTACGCGGCGGTCCTGCGGGAGACTTGTATATTGTTATCCGTGTCAAATCGCATGATTTCTTCGTGCGTGAGAACGATGATATTATGTGCGAGGTTCCACTTACGTTTGCACAGGCAGCACTTGGTGATGAGATTGAAATTCCAACCTTAACCGAAAAAGTGAAGCTGAAGATTCCTGCCGGAACGCAAACAGGCACTTTCTTCCGCCTCAAAGGTAAAGGTGTTCCGCGTCTGCGCGGATCTGGCCAAGGTGATCAGCATGTACGAGTAATTGTTGTGACACCTAGCAAGCTCAATGAAGAGCAAAAAGAATTGCTGCGCCAGTTCGCTTCTCTGAACGGAGAAAACACACATGAACACGAACAGTCCTTCTTTGATCGTGTGAAACGTGCGTTTCGCGGGGACTGA
- the hrcA gene encoding heat-inducible transcriptional repressor HrcA: MLTDRQRMILNAIVDDYISSAEPVGSRSISKRGDVGYSPATIRNEMADLEDLGYLEQPHTSAGRIPSHKGYRYYVDHLVPWNSAETAEMGTIRAFFAEKLNAMEQVIQHAAMILSNMTNYTSILLGPEVFHTSLRHFQLLPLDDTTAVAIIVTSTGQVENRTVNIPPEISVSEMEKVVNLLNSKLVNVPLYKLKTRLYSELGEEMQRHISHYEELMQVLDTALESDQEQRIYLSGATNMLTQPEFKDVDKVKSILDLLEETPTLLKMLAPTVGGTGIQVRIGTENNHEAFANCSLITATYSLDGQALGSIGILGPTRMEYARVMGILGILSRDLTAMLAHWYK, encoded by the coding sequence ATGTTAACTGATCGCCAGAGAATGATACTAAATGCAATTGTGGATGATTATATTTCATCGGCAGAGCCAGTAGGATCTCGCAGCATTTCTAAACGGGGAGATGTAGGATACAGTCCGGCTACGATTCGAAATGAAATGGCTGACCTAGAGGATTTAGGTTATCTCGAGCAGCCTCATACATCGGCGGGAAGAATTCCTTCCCATAAAGGATACCGATATTATGTGGATCATTTGGTACCGTGGAATTCCGCCGAAACGGCAGAAATGGGCACGATCCGCGCTTTTTTTGCCGAGAAGCTAAATGCAATGGAGCAGGTAATCCAACATGCGGCGATGATTCTTTCCAATATGACGAATTATACTTCCATCCTGCTGGGACCGGAGGTTTTTCATACTTCATTGCGTCATTTTCAGTTGTTACCATTAGATGATACAACCGCTGTGGCCATTATCGTCACAAGTACGGGGCAAGTTGAGAATCGTACGGTGAACATTCCGCCGGAGATTTCTGTTTCCGAGATGGAGAAAGTGGTTAACCTACTGAATAGTAAACTGGTCAATGTACCACTCTATAAGCTGAAGACTCGGCTCTATTCCGAGCTTGGCGAAGAAATGCAGCGTCACATCTCACATTATGAAGAATTAATGCAGGTGCTGGACACCGCGCTGGAAAGCGATCAAGAGCAGCGCATCTATCTCAGCGGAGCAACGAATATGCTGACACAGCCTGAGTTCAAAGACGTAGACAAGGTGAAGAGTATTCTTGATCTGCTGGAAGAGACACCGACACTGCTCAAAATGCTGGCCCCTACAGTGGGTGGCACAGGTATTCAAGTACGAATAGGAACAGAAAACAATCACGAAGCGTTCGCTAACTGTAGTCTGATCACCGCCACTTATTCACTTGATGGGCAGGCACTAGGAAGCATTGGGATCCTTGGGCCGACCCGTATGGAATATGCAAGAGTGATGGGGATCTTGGGCATTTTATCCCGAGATTTGACAGCGATGCTGGCGCACTGGTATAAGTGA
- a CDS encoding S8 family serine peptidase, which translates to MKRTFKHSIQRFGIGAASFGLAVSVLFPSAAFANSSLESSTLVTDVQSQSVTPHNYAGVLKGSAPVSVIVELTNKPVSVYVNEAKTYSLRSSVSSQRSKIISEHKSFISSTQKIDADIGFEYSEIFNGYSITLPANQVNKLLELPGVAAIYPNEEVHALEDSVEVATLPATRSYSDSGKLIGADKLHDLGYTGKDVQVAVVDTGIDKNHPLLKDNYKGGYDVYDQDDDPAETAPDANFPPRAGTPYETSHGTHVAGTILDVAPEVELYAYRVLGPYGSGSTADVIAGIEKAVDDGADVINLSLGSSVNQSYSASSIAIDNTVKSGVNVIVAAGNAGPDAGTLGEPAGAQLALSVGASTTPINTPFFDIGDVKKIPGTLASYSPDLIDNIAGSKIVFAGLGSPSDYKNLDVKDKVVLVDRGSLSFSDKSLNAKAAGAKLLLIANNEPGEISPTLGAPGDYIPTYGISQADGKKIKTQMAAAKDIISYYIALEVNQLANFSSMGPGMPDYLIKPDVVAPGVNINSTIPSWDGNYDQAFGLKNGTSMATPHVVGAVALLLSKNSDLKPNEIKALLMNNADPIFKRDGNSYSLYQQGAGLINLEKSINAKSIAKVGEILNSGLPGTVEIPYYTGSLSFGLQPKGVTVTKAVYVEDFKGNGETYTLSTKWLTEVPSDISIDFAPHSVTSGVNQYAQFTLNVSKIAKEGAYEGILLLTSDTETLRLPFNIVVGDQFNVAPINQLSFESPQISPNGDGRSDDTTFTFSVNEELEGISFVASSKDAPATVLGEVYAIDEKIYRGVYEVPNWDGTLTDLETSAKSTLADGHYYIIPVLPNGQLLEKQKAEFTIDTEKPLVSGITIEEYEREAPTDPGVAQISGFIDDDLMAYYISNTNPIGNWFTVYAEGKHYDGNAYKFGGVIANNGAFTIDVPVNEGLNEYKVHVVDKVGNGADDDDYVQRLLYSTGDGTFTVTPALSASTIEVGQSVTVDLDYSVTDEVYGVYGASFGVIYDDSLESPVIQPSVQLVTYQEEHFSSVPLTEYSQTYDLGDGHKLTQYSVNLSGGAYHGSGSLAQITFEPATAGDYSFELYDVQIWNDATTSTIPSGLRTVSVTVSTPEKPTPTPTPTPTPTPSATPSATPDPTETPTPTPSPTSSPSSETYVSTATSTPTPGPSLKSGKLVETADPAGGKPSTVFNILDAALTNSIQNAKDKTSVLDLSDVNFNKYSQVVITLTPAQAEQLKKSENALSLNGSGFNVLIPAATLPDFISSSGLLLTISLADASDTAVLSGSSAAINIGSSILTIKNGWTTGKPITLQLNLKDSSLRDARKTAAYAETKDHKWSYLQPGSFSKEGILQFTVTGDGSYSVAFRNVSFKDIGTHWAKGDIEVLVAHGIIAGKGTDGSFKPTDTLNQAELLTLFDRLLGKGDTWNTRIKQSGSRDVLTREEAALIIAEALGADLTVAKTPLSFKDADNIAAEARNAVAYAVSKGYLKGVGADNFNPQGTLTRAQAATILSRVFEDLRS; encoded by the coding sequence TTGAAACGTACCTTTAAACACTCTATTCAAAGATTTGGTATTGGAGCGGCAAGCTTCGGACTGGCTGTGTCTGTTCTTTTTCCATCAGCTGCATTTGCGAACTCATCCCTTGAATCTTCAACCCTGGTTACGGATGTACAGTCTCAAAGTGTGACCCCTCATAACTATGCTGGAGTACTCAAAGGTTCAGCACCAGTTTCAGTGATTGTGGAATTGACTAATAAACCAGTCAGTGTGTATGTAAATGAGGCAAAAACTTATTCTTTACGATCCTCAGTCTCCTCACAACGCAGTAAAATTATCTCAGAGCATAAAAGCTTTATTTCCTCAACACAGAAAATCGATGCCGATATCGGTTTTGAATACAGTGAGATTTTTAACGGGTATTCCATTACGCTGCCAGCCAATCAAGTAAACAAGCTGTTAGAGCTTCCAGGCGTTGCGGCTATTTATCCGAATGAAGAAGTACATGCACTAGAAGACAGTGTTGAAGTGGCGACATTACCTGCTACACGTTCCTATTCAGACAGCGGTAAGCTAATAGGCGCGGACAAACTACATGATTTAGGTTACACAGGCAAAGATGTACAGGTAGCGGTTGTCGATACTGGTATTGATAAGAATCACCCTTTGTTAAAAGATAATTATAAGGGCGGCTATGATGTATATGATCAGGATGATGATCCGGCTGAAACAGCCCCTGATGCTAACTTCCCTCCAAGAGCAGGCACTCCTTACGAAACCTCGCATGGTACACACGTTGCCGGGACAATTTTAGATGTGGCACCTGAGGTAGAATTGTATGCGTATCGCGTACTTGGTCCCTATGGATCTGGTTCCACAGCGGATGTAATTGCGGGTATTGAGAAAGCGGTCGATGACGGAGCAGATGTTATTAACCTTTCTCTAGGCTCTAGTGTCAACCAAAGCTATTCCGCGAGTTCAATCGCGATAGACAATACCGTAAAATCGGGCGTGAATGTTATTGTTGCCGCCGGTAACGCTGGACCGGATGCAGGAACACTGGGCGAACCCGCTGGTGCCCAACTCGCGCTTAGTGTTGGAGCTTCTACTACTCCGATAAATACCCCTTTCTTTGATATTGGCGATGTTAAAAAGATTCCCGGGACATTAGCCAGTTACTCCCCAGATTTAATCGATAATATTGCTGGCAGTAAGATCGTTTTCGCTGGTCTTGGAAGTCCTTCCGATTACAAAAATCTGGATGTCAAAGATAAGGTAGTGCTTGTCGATCGGGGCTCGCTGAGCTTCTCAGACAAATCTCTTAATGCCAAAGCTGCTGGTGCGAAGCTTTTGCTGATTGCCAATAATGAGCCTGGTGAAATCAGCCCCACCCTTGGTGCGCCTGGGGATTACATTCCTACCTACGGAATCAGTCAAGCCGATGGCAAAAAAATAAAAACTCAGATGGCTGCGGCTAAAGATATAATCAGTTACTATATAGCGCTTGAAGTAAATCAGTTAGCAAACTTCAGTTCTATGGGTCCGGGGATGCCCGATTATCTAATAAAACCTGATGTTGTAGCGCCCGGAGTCAATATCAACTCGACGATCCCTAGCTGGGATGGGAACTATGACCAAGCTTTCGGCTTAAAAAATGGCACTAGCATGGCAACTCCACACGTTGTAGGAGCTGTGGCTTTGTTACTGAGTAAAAACTCTGATCTGAAGCCAAATGAAATTAAAGCCCTGCTGATGAACAATGCTGATCCTATTTTTAAACGTGATGGGAATTCTTACTCCTTGTACCAACAAGGTGCAGGTTTAATTAATCTGGAGAAGTCGATAAACGCTAAATCCATTGCTAAAGTCGGTGAGATCCTTAACAGCGGTCTTCCGGGTACTGTTGAAATCCCTTATTACACAGGTTCCTTATCCTTCGGCTTACAGCCAAAGGGTGTTACCGTAACGAAAGCTGTCTATGTAGAGGACTTTAAAGGGAATGGAGAAACATACACCCTGTCCACCAAATGGCTGACAGAAGTGCCTAGTGATATTAGTATTGATTTTGCACCACACAGCGTTACTTCAGGGGTAAATCAATATGCACAATTTACACTCAATGTATCTAAAATAGCAAAAGAGGGCGCATATGAAGGCATCCTGTTACTTACCTCTGATACAGAAACCCTTCGTCTGCCATTTAACATTGTTGTAGGCGACCAATTTAATGTAGCACCTATTAATCAGCTCTCTTTTGAAAGTCCACAAATTTCACCTAATGGTGATGGACGCTCAGATGACACCACCTTTACCTTTTCTGTCAATGAAGAGCTGGAAGGCATAAGTTTCGTTGCCTCTTCAAAAGATGCTCCTGCAACAGTTTTAGGTGAAGTTTATGCAATCGATGAGAAGATCTATCGTGGCGTATACGAAGTTCCAAATTGGGATGGAACATTAACAGACCTGGAGACCTCCGCCAAGTCTACTTTAGCAGATGGTCACTACTACATCATTCCTGTGCTTCCCAATGGGCAACTGCTCGAGAAACAAAAGGCCGAATTCACAATTGATACCGAGAAGCCGCTAGTTTCCGGCATCACCATTGAGGAGTATGAACGCGAAGCGCCAACCGATCCTGGCGTGGCACAAATTAGTGGTTTTATTGATGATGACCTAATGGCCTATTATATTTCTAATACAAACCCTATTGGAAACTGGTTTACCGTATATGCCGAAGGCAAACATTATGATGGGAATGCTTATAAATTTGGCGGTGTGATTGCAAATAACGGTGCCTTTACCATTGATGTTCCTGTTAACGAGGGGCTAAATGAGTACAAAGTCCACGTGGTCGATAAAGTGGGGAATGGTGCAGACGACGATGATTACGTTCAGCGGCTGCTTTATAGCACAGGGGATGGTACTTTCACAGTAACTCCGGCTCTTTCTGCATCCACCATTGAAGTAGGACAATCTGTGACCGTTGATTTAGATTATTCCGTGACAGACGAGGTTTATGGCGTCTATGGGGCTTCATTCGGTGTCATATACGATGATTCCCTTGAATCACCGGTAATCCAGCCAAGCGTACAGCTGGTTACGTATCAAGAGGAGCATTTCTCTAGTGTTCCACTTACAGAATATTCACAAACGTATGACCTTGGAGACGGCCACAAACTGACACAATATAGTGTCAATCTGTCAGGAGGTGCTTATCACGGCTCTGGCTCACTAGCCCAAATAACCTTCGAACCAGCAACAGCAGGAGATTATTCCTTTGAGCTATATGATGTCCAGATTTGGAATGATGCCACAACATCAACTATCCCATCTGGTTTGAGAACAGTAAGTGTAACTGTTAGCACACCTGAAAAACCGACACCGACACCAACGCCAACACCGACACCGACACCATCAGCAACGCCATCAGCAACGCCAGACCCAACAGAAACGCCAACACCGACACCATCACCTACGTCTTCTCCATCTTCTGAGACCTATGTATCTACAGCAACCAGCACTCCCACTCCTGGACCTTCTTTGAAATCCGGGAAGCTAGTAGAGACAGCCGATCCAGCTGGTGGTAAACCTTCAACGGTGTTTAACATCTTAGATGCTGCATTAACAAATTCGATCCAGAATGCAAAAGATAAGACTTCTGTACTTGATCTTAGCGATGTGAATTTCAATAAGTATAGCCAAGTCGTTATTACTCTTACCCCGGCGCAAGCCGAACAGTTGAAGAAATCGGAGAATGCACTCAGCCTTAACGGTAGTGGGTTCAATGTTCTTATTCCAGCGGCAACCCTTCCGGATTTCATTAGCAGCAGTGGTTTGTTGCTTACGATAAGTCTGGCTGATGCTAGCGATACAGCAGTCTTATCAGGAAGCTCAGCTGCGATCAATATTGGTTCTTCCATTCTGACCATTAAAAATGGTTGGACAACCGGAAAGCCGATTACCCTTCAGCTTAATCTAAAAGACAGCAGTCTACGTGATGCTCGAAAAACTGCCGCCTATGCAGAAACAAAGGATCATAAATGGTCCTATCTGCAACCTGGATCTTTCTCTAAAGAAGGTATTCTACAGTTTACAGTTACTGGCGACGGCTCTTATAGCGTTGCATTCCGTAATGTAAGCTTCAAGGATATCGGCACTCACTGGGCTAAAGGCGATATCGAAGTTCTTGTTGCTCATGGTATCATTGCCGGCAAAGGAACCGATGGCAGCTTCAAGCCTACTGACACCTTAAATCAAGCGGAGCTACTAACGCTCTTCGACCGTCTACTTGGAAAAGGTGACACTTGGAATACTCGTATCAAACAAAGTGGTTCACGTGATGTGCTGACTCGCGAAGAAGCAGCTCTTATCATTGCTGAAGCTCTAGGTGCTGATCTTACAGTAGCTAAGACTCCTTTGAGCTTTAAGGATGCCGACAACATCGCTGCAGAAGCACGTAACGCCGTAGCCTATGCGGTAAGCAAAGGTTATCTCAAGGGCGTTGGCGCGGACAACTTCAATCCACAAGGTACTCTGACTCGGGCACAGGCAGCAACGATTCTGAGCCGCGTGTTCGAGGACCTACGTTCTTAA
- a CDS encoding N-acetyltransferase, translating into MIRHSSPAGDAQVICRNAVVEDVEPLYLMIEEYAQRGIMLPRSRQALTRQIDQFVVAEIEGRFVGCGSLFKLGNDLVEIRSIGLNDEGKGKGVGSMILAKLVEEARNQKIPKVMALTYAVDFFLRNGFEVVQKEIFPEKVWTDCVNCKKQHACDEIAVLKILN; encoded by the coding sequence ATGATTCGCCATTCGTCTCCAGCGGGAGACGCACAGGTGATTTGTAGAAATGCTGTGGTAGAAGACGTTGAGCCATTGTATCTAATGATAGAAGAGTATGCCCAGCGCGGCATCATGTTGCCCCGTTCCCGGCAGGCGCTGACACGCCAGATCGATCAATTCGTAGTTGCCGAAATCGAAGGCAGATTCGTAGGCTGTGGTTCACTTTTCAAGCTCGGGAATGATCTCGTAGAGATTCGTTCAATTGGATTGAATGATGAAGGCAAGGGTAAAGGCGTAGGCTCCATGATATTGGCGAAGCTGGTCGAGGAAGCTAGGAACCAGAAAATCCCAAAGGTAATGGCACTAACCTATGCTGTTGATTTTTTTCTTAGAAATGGATTTGAAGTCGTCCAGAAAGAGATTTTCCCTGAAAAAGTATGGACAGATTGCGTGAATTGTAAAAAGCAGCATGCCTGCGATGAAATAGCAGTGCTTAAGATACTGAACTGA
- the dnaK gene encoding molecular chaperone DnaK — translation MSKVIGIDLGTTNSCVAVMEGGEAVVIPNPEGARTTPSVVGFKKDGERIVGETAKRQAITNPDRTISSVKRHMGTNHKESIDGKDYSPQEISAMILQKLKSDAEAYLGQTVTQAVITVPAYFNDSQRQATKDAGKIAGLEVLRIVNEPTAAALAYGLEKSEDQTILVYDLGGGTFDVSILELGDGFFEVKATSGDNKLGGDDFDQVVMDYLVSEFKKEQGIDLSKDKSAVQRLKDAAEKAKKELSGVLTTTVSLPFITVVDGVPQHLEINLTRAKFDELTAGLVERTLGPTRQALSDAGMTPADLTRIVLVGGSTRIPAVQDAIKKLTGKEPHKGVNPDEVVALGAAVQAGVLTGDVKDVVLLDVTPLSLGIETAGGVFTKMIERNTTIPTSKSQVFSTFADNQPSVEIHVLQGERQMANGNKTLGRFMLNEIPPAPRGVPQIEVSFDIDANGIVNVSATDKGTNKSQKITITSSSGLSDAEVEQMMKDAELHAEEDRKRKELVEAKNGADQLVYSTEKVIKDLGDKADASDVEKANEAKDKVKAALETDNLEEINAATEALTEIVQQLSMKLYEQAAQAEQGAEGGAGASEGAPKKDNVVDADYEVVDEDKNQG, via the coding sequence GTGAGTAAAGTTATCGGTATTGACTTAGGAACCACGAACTCTTGCGTTGCCGTTATGGAAGGCGGCGAAGCCGTAGTAATTCCAAACCCAGAAGGCGCGCGTACAACCCCTTCGGTTGTAGGCTTTAAGAAAGACGGCGAGCGTATCGTCGGTGAAACGGCTAAACGCCAAGCGATTACTAACCCTGATCGTACGATCAGCTCTGTTAAACGTCACATGGGTACTAACCATAAAGAAAGCATTGATGGTAAAGACTACTCCCCACAAGAAATTTCGGCAATGATTCTGCAAAAGCTGAAATCCGATGCAGAGGCTTATCTTGGCCAAACTGTTACTCAAGCAGTTATTACTGTTCCTGCTTATTTTAATGACAGCCAACGTCAAGCTACCAAAGATGCAGGTAAAATTGCAGGTTTGGAAGTTCTGCGTATTGTGAACGAGCCAACAGCAGCAGCTTTGGCATATGGTCTGGAGAAATCCGAAGATCAAACCATTCTAGTCTATGACCTTGGTGGCGGTACTTTTGACGTATCCATCCTTGAACTTGGTGATGGCTTCTTCGAAGTAAAAGCTACAAGCGGCGACAACAAGCTGGGTGGCGACGACTTTGACCAAGTGGTTATGGATTACCTGGTATCCGAATTCAAAAAAGAGCAAGGCATTGATCTGAGCAAAGATAAATCTGCTGTACAACGTTTGAAAGATGCAGCTGAAAAAGCGAAAAAAGAATTGTCAGGCGTACTGACAACAACTGTATCGCTTCCGTTCATCACTGTGGTTGATGGCGTACCTCAGCACTTAGAGATCAACTTGACTCGTGCGAAATTTGATGAACTGACTGCTGGTCTGGTAGAACGTACTTTGGGACCAACTCGTCAAGCATTGTCTGATGCTGGCATGACCCCTGCAGACCTTACTAGAATCGTTCTGGTTGGTGGTTCTACACGTATCCCAGCTGTACAAGATGCTATCAAAAAGCTTACTGGCAAAGAACCACACAAAGGTGTGAATCCGGATGAAGTAGTAGCTCTTGGTGCTGCTGTTCAAGCGGGTGTATTGACTGGTGATGTTAAAGACGTTGTATTGCTTGATGTAACTCCGCTTTCCCTGGGTATTGAAACTGCAGGTGGCGTGTTCACGAAGATGATCGAGCGTAATACTACGATTCCTACAAGCAAATCCCAAGTATTCTCAACCTTTGCTGACAACCAACCTAGCGTAGAGATTCACGTGCTGCAAGGTGAGCGTCAAATGGCAAATGGCAACAAGACACTGGGACGCTTCATGCTGAACGAGATTCCACCAGCACCACGTGGCGTGCCACAAATCGAAGTTTCTTTCGATATTGATGCCAACGGTATCGTAAATGTATCTGCAACAGATAAAGGCACGAACAAGAGCCAAAAAATCACTATCACTTCTTCCAGCGGCCTGAGCGACGCAGAAGTAGAACAAATGATGAAGGATGCCGAGCTTCACGCTGAGGAAGACCGTAAGCGTAAAGAACTGGTGGAAGCGAAGAACGGTGCTGACCAACTCGTGTATTCTACTGAAAAAGTAATTAAAGACCTTGGCGATAAAGCTGATGCTTCTGATGTTGAAAAAGCAAATGAAGCTAAAGATAAAGTTAAAGCAGCACTTGAAACTGACAATCTTGAAGAAATCAATGCAGCTACAGAAGCATTGACTGAGATTGTACAACAGTTGTCCATGAAGCTGTACGAACAAGCTGCTCAAGCTGAGCAAGGTGCTGAAGGTGGCGCTGGAGCCTCTGAAGGCGCTCCTAAAAAAGATAATGTAGTTGACGCTGACTATGAGGTTGTTGACGAAGATAAGAATCAAGGGTAA
- a CDS encoding methyl-accepting chemotaxis protein, with translation MGLVHSQGVTDGLVVRSLERNLAIIRFDLDRRVAYVNEVFANSMGYKKDEMYGMHHKEFCFSHFADSPGYERFWQDLFTGKSFQDKIERMDSKGNAVWLEATYMPVFDESNEQVIGVSKIATNITQRQSNMSNVVLRMQEMADSLNQRADLGIERSQELLRSINKIAEVSIENTHTLANLEKQAVSIHSIVQTIRDIASQTQLLALNAAIEAAHAGEYGRGFDVVAKEVRKLSSMVQDSIIKVRDSVDAITLEIGKISIGTNQVQENIEDSQQQVLVALEDFSKIASSAQNLDTQAREVMDIL, from the coding sequence ATGGGGCTGGTACACTCTCAAGGAGTTACTGATGGGCTTGTTGTTAGATCTTTAGAAAGAAATTTAGCCATTATCCGGTTTGACCTTGATCGCCGAGTAGCTTATGTGAATGAGGTTTTTGCAAATTCCATGGGATATAAAAAAGATGAGATGTACGGAATGCATCATAAAGAGTTCTGTTTTTCACATTTCGCAGATAGCCCAGGTTACGAACGGTTTTGGCAGGATCTTTTTACAGGGAAGAGTTTTCAGGATAAGATCGAACGAATGGATTCGAAAGGAAATGCGGTTTGGCTTGAAGCCACCTACATGCCAGTGTTTGATGAAAGCAATGAACAAGTCATCGGAGTATCTAAAATAGCAACTAATATCACCCAAAGACAAAGCAACATGAGTAATGTTGTACTACGGATGCAAGAGATGGCAGACAGCTTGAATCAAAGAGCAGATTTAGGTATTGAGCGCAGTCAAGAATTATTACGAAGCATCAACAAAATCGCCGAAGTATCGATAGAAAATACACATACTCTAGCTAATCTTGAAAAGCAAGCTGTATCGATTCATAGCATCGTGCAAACGATTCGCGATATTGCTTCGCAAACGCAATTATTAGCCCTAAATGCTGCTATTGAGGCAGCGCATGCCGGGGAGTATGGCCGAGGTTTTGACGTGGTGGCAAAAGAAGTAAGAAAGTTATCTTCCATGGTACAAGATTCGATCATAAAGGTACGGGATAGTGTGGATGCGATCACGCTGGAAATTGGAAAGATCTCTATAGGTACAAATCAAGTGCAAGAAAATATAGAAGATAGTCAGCAGCAGGTTCTGGTGGCGTTGGAGGATTTTTCGAAGATTGCTTCATCTGCACAAAATCTCGACACACAAGCGCGTGAAGTTATGGATATTCTCTAG